A single genomic interval of Legionella israelensis harbors:
- a CDS encoding OmpP1/FadL family transporter — protein MRKILTVFTVFLILFSLETKANVIQYFTGISYNNPAELAKIKKNELIFGGTGFYVDARFQGSVLNFNTGQYGQGVNHTRTTSLLPYGRIAQRFNEKLVFAIDVTQPFHSNLNWGDKAFTRYAATQNFLTDTDYSPKIAIALNQKIQVGGGINLNFLKNNEVNFALPTGPTTFSTLTNRTSAFGTGYNLGLNLVLTQTDFLGVAYYSKIKQRTRGYSRLAGMVSNNHTFTFFMPATTVLSYTHLFNKKWLMNVQAFYTEWDANQFVRLFNTAASPPNFVFPMLFDPSWAFLGVVRQQYSENLGLSLIGMLDIGPEQDHLRTIVFPSDRQYFIGIAGDYQIKKNTVIQLIYGHGFSNTQISNRVKVDGQTVPFTTGPVNINADVVDLRLKIQA, from the coding sequence ATGCGGAAAATATTGACTGTTTTTACTGTTTTTTTAATCCTTTTTTCCTTAGAAACTAAAGCCAATGTAATTCAGTATTTTACCGGTATCAGTTATAACAACCCTGCCGAACTTGCTAAAATCAAAAAAAATGAACTTATTTTTGGCGGGACAGGTTTTTATGTGGACGCTCGCTTTCAGGGCAGCGTTCTTAACTTTAACACGGGACAATATGGACAAGGAGTCAATCATACGCGAACGACCAGCTTGCTACCTTATGGGCGCATTGCCCAACGATTTAATGAAAAACTGGTTTTTGCTATCGATGTTACACAACCTTTTCATTCAAATCTGAACTGGGGAGATAAGGCCTTTACTCGCTATGCTGCCACTCAAAACTTTCTCACCGATACGGATTACAGCCCGAAAATTGCCATTGCTTTAAATCAGAAAATACAAGTGGGTGGAGGCATCAATCTCAATTTTTTAAAAAACAATGAGGTCAATTTTGCCCTGCCCACCGGACCTACCACCTTCAGTACATTAACTAACCGTACCTCCGCTTTTGGTACAGGTTATAACCTGGGATTAAACCTGGTACTTACTCAAACGGATTTTCTTGGAGTCGCTTATTATTCAAAAATCAAACAGCGCACTCGCGGTTATAGTCGATTAGCGGGTATGGTCAGTAATAATCATACATTTACTTTTTTTATGCCGGCAACCACTGTTCTCAGTTATACCCATCTTTTTAATAAAAAATGGCTGATGAATGTCCAGGCTTTCTATACTGAATGGGATGCCAATCAATTTGTGCGATTATTTAACACCGCTGCTTCACCACCAAATTTTGTTTTTCCCATGCTGTTTGACCCCTCCTGGGCGTTTTTAGGTGTTGTGCGCCAACAGTATAGTGAGAATCTGGGGTTAAGTCTGATAGGAATGCTTGATATAGGACCTGAACAAGATCATCTGAGGACAATTGTTTTTCCTTCAGACCGCCAGTACTTTATTGGAATCGCCGGAGATTACCAAATTAAAAAAAATACCGTTATTCAGTTAATCTATGGACATGGTTTTTCCAACACCCAGATCAGTAACCGCGTGAAGGTAGATGGACAAACCGTGCCTTTTACCACAGGACCTGTAAACATCAATGCCGATGTTGTGGATTTACGTTTAAAAATTCAGGCTTAA
- a CDS encoding L,D-transpeptidase, whose product MNKLLMAVLTLCMVLTACTEVDESTLITDDAGYVHHTPYFLKDKRGKSYFPTQIEASGRRHFVFDPKISAWAAYDEEGKLILTGSGSGGKDFCEDVGQPCRTITGSFRIYNKRGAECRSGEFPVESNGGAKMPYCMYFYRGFTIHAAYEVPPFPSSHGCIRVWPSAAKWLNEEFMTIGTKVTVLSYADDKSEPAV is encoded by the coding sequence ATGAACAAATTGCTTATGGCCGTACTGACGCTATGCATGGTGCTTACTGCCTGTACAGAAGTGGATGAATCCACCTTGATTACAGATGATGCGGGTTATGTGCATCACACGCCATACTTTTTAAAAGACAAACGGGGTAAAAGTTATTTCCCAACCCAGATCGAAGCCTCAGGCAGAAGACATTTTGTTTTTGATCCAAAAATATCTGCCTGGGCTGCCTATGATGAAGAAGGTAAGCTTATTCTCACCGGGAGCGGCTCAGGAGGTAAAGATTTTTGCGAAGATGTTGGACAGCCTTGCCGAACCATCACAGGAAGCTTTCGGATTTATAATAAAAGAGGTGCCGAATGTCGCTCTGGAGAGTTTCCTGTAGAGTCAAATGGTGGCGCAAAAATGCCCTATTGCATGTATTTTTATCGAGGTTTTACCATTCATGCTGCTTATGAAGTGCCACCGTTTCCTTCCAGTCACGGCTGCATTAGAGTCTGGCCTAGCGCTGCGAAATGGCTTAATGAAGAATTCATGACCATAGGCACCAAGGTCACTGTACTATCTTATGCTGATGATAAGAGCGAGCCTGCCGTATAA
- the ettA gene encoding energy-dependent translational throttle protein EttA — MSQYIFTMNRVSKIVDNQRTILKNISLSFYPGAKIGVLGLNGSGKSTLLKIMAGLDHQYEGEARPQPGIKIGYLAQEPVLDTDKTVREIVEEGVAEIKEKLRQFDEISMRFAEPMSEEEMNQLLEQQGELQNAIEAVGGWELNRKLDIAANALRLPDWEAKVNILSGGERRRVALCRLLLSSPDMLLLDEPTNHLDAESVAWLERYLEEFPGTVVAVTHDRYFLDNAAEWILELDRGEGIPYKGNYTSWLEQKEARLAMEQKQQFSQERAIKAELEWVRSSPKGRHAKNKARLARFEEMNSREYQKRNETNELYIPPGERLGDLVIEAENLRKGFGDHLLMDELSFRIPPGGILGIIGPNGAGKSTFLKMLTGVEEPDEGQLRIGETVRLSYVDQMRDELDGNKTVWQEITDGHDIIQVGHFQMPSRAYVGRFNFKGADQQKKISQLSGGERNRVHLAKLLKTGGNVLLLDEPSNDLDVETLRALEEALLNFPGCAIVISHDRWFLDRICTHLMAFEGDSQVIFIEGNYSEYEADRKRRLGDEANQPSRIKYRRLKN; from the coding sequence ATGTCGCAGTATATTTTTACCATGAATCGCGTCAGCAAAATCGTTGATAATCAACGAACGATTTTGAAAAATATTTCGTTAAGTTTTTATCCGGGTGCAAAAATTGGTGTGCTGGGTTTGAATGGTTCAGGTAAATCGACTTTATTAAAGATTATGGCCGGTTTAGATCATCAGTATGAAGGAGAAGCCAGACCTCAGCCTGGGATCAAAATTGGCTATCTTGCTCAGGAGCCTGTTCTTGATACCGACAAAACCGTGCGCGAGATTGTTGAGGAAGGGGTTGCTGAAATCAAGGAAAAATTAAGACAATTTGATGAAATTAGCATGCGTTTTGCAGAACCCATGTCAGAGGAGGAGATGAATCAGCTTCTCGAGCAGCAAGGTGAGTTGCAAAATGCTATTGAAGCTGTTGGTGGCTGGGAGCTGAATCGGAAGCTCGATATTGCGGCAAATGCATTGCGCTTGCCTGACTGGGAAGCTAAAGTCAATATACTGTCAGGCGGTGAGCGGCGACGAGTGGCTTTGTGTCGTTTGCTGTTATCCAGCCCCGATATGTTATTACTGGATGAGCCAACCAACCACCTGGACGCTGAAAGCGTGGCTTGGCTGGAGCGCTACCTGGAAGAATTTCCAGGAACAGTGGTAGCCGTGACCCACGACCGATATTTTCTGGATAATGCGGCAGAATGGATATTGGAACTCGATCGAGGCGAGGGCATTCCCTATAAAGGCAATTATACGTCCTGGCTTGAGCAAAAAGAAGCACGTCTGGCTATGGAACAAAAGCAACAATTCTCACAAGAGCGTGCAATAAAAGCCGAGCTTGAATGGGTACGCTCATCTCCTAAAGGTCGCCATGCGAAAAATAAAGCTAGACTGGCTCGGTTTGAGGAAATGAATTCCAGAGAATACCAGAAGCGTAATGAAACGAATGAACTTTACATTCCTCCTGGAGAGCGTTTGGGAGATTTGGTCATTGAAGCTGAAAATCTCCGTAAAGGTTTTGGCGATCATCTTTTAATGGACGAATTGAGTTTCAGAATTCCTCCAGGTGGCATTTTAGGGATCATCGGGCCAAACGGTGCAGGTAAATCGACCTTTTTAAAAATGCTGACGGGAGTTGAAGAGCCGGATGAAGGACAACTACGCATTGGTGAAACCGTACGCCTTTCATACGTGGATCAAATGCGTGATGAATTGGATGGTAACAAAACGGTCTGGCAGGAAATCACTGATGGCCATGACATCATTCAGGTTGGTCATTTTCAAATGCCTTCTCGCGCCTATGTAGGACGATTTAATTTCAAGGGGGCTGATCAACAGAAAAAAATATCGCAACTTTCCGGTGGTGAGCGTAACCGTGTTCATCTGGCAAAATTATTGAAAACGGGGGGAAATGTTTTATTGCTGGATGAGCCTAGTAATGATCTTGACGTTGAAACATTAAGAGCATTAGAAGAAGCCCTGCTTAATTTTCCCGGATGCGCTATTGTGATTTCACATGATCGCTGGTTTCTGGATAGAATCTGTACTCATTTAATGGCTTTTGAGGGTGATTCACAGGTTATTTTTATCGAAGGCAACTACAGTGAATATGAAGCAGATAGAAAACGGCGTCTGGGTGATGAAGCCAATCAACCGTCACGAATAAAATACCGGCGTTTAAAAAATTAA
- the tdh gene encoding L-threonine 3-dehydrogenase, whose protein sequence is MKSLVKAKDEPGIWMEDVPMPEYGVNDVLIKIKKTAICGTDIHIYSWDEWAQATIPVPMTVGHEFYGEIVEVGSEVKGLKPGQVVSGEGHITCGMCRNCRAGQRHLCRNTLGVGVNRPGCFAEYLALPASNVLVLPENISGEQASILDPLGNATHCALAFDMVGEDVLITGAGPIGIMAVAIAKHIGARHVVITDVNDYRLELAVKMGATKAVNVKYQSLKDIEKELGMTEGFDIGLEMSGNPMALNDMMKVMNHGGHVAMLGIPPQETPIDWNQVIFKGLVIKGIYGREMFETWYKMIAMLQSGLNIDPVITHHFPVDDFQHAFQIMASGQSGKVILDWE, encoded by the coding sequence ATGAAATCATTAGTTAAGGCAAAAGATGAACCAGGAATATGGATGGAAGATGTTCCCATGCCTGAATACGGTGTTAATGACGTATTGATCAAGATTAAGAAAACGGCTATTTGTGGTACGGACATTCACATTTATTCCTGGGATGAATGGGCACAGGCTACCATTCCGGTGCCGATGACAGTAGGTCATGAGTTTTATGGGGAAATTGTTGAGGTAGGGAGTGAAGTCAAAGGACTAAAACCTGGCCAGGTCGTATCCGGTGAAGGGCATATTACCTGTGGTATGTGCAGAAATTGTCGTGCCGGCCAGCGTCATTTATGCCGCAACACGCTGGGTGTGGGAGTTAACCGGCCAGGTTGTTTTGCCGAATATCTGGCTTTACCGGCGAGTAATGTGCTGGTTTTGCCGGAGAACATCAGCGGCGAGCAGGCTTCCATTCTTGATCCTTTAGGAAATGCAACGCATTGCGCCTTGGCTTTTGACATGGTAGGAGAAGATGTTCTTATTACCGGGGCAGGCCCAATTGGAATCATGGCTGTGGCTATTGCTAAACATATTGGCGCAAGACATGTTGTAATTACTGATGTGAATGATTACCGTCTTGAGCTTGCTGTAAAAATGGGTGCAACAAAAGCCGTAAATGTGAAATATCAATCTCTGAAGGATATCGAGAAAGAACTGGGTATGACGGAAGGTTTTGATATTGGCCTGGAAATGTCAGGAAATCCAATGGCTTTAAACGACATGATGAAGGTGATGAATCATGGCGGGCATGTGGCCATGCTGGGAATTCCCCCCCAGGAAACACCCATCGACTGGAATCAGGTTATTTTTAAGGGATTAGTTATAAAGGGAATCTATGGACGTGAGATGTTTGAGACCTGGTATAAAATGATCGCCATGTTACAGAGCGGCCTGAATATTGATCCTGTCATTACTCATCATTTTCCGGTCGATGATTTTCAGCATGCGTTCCAAATCATGGCCTCCGGTCAGTCCGGTAAGGTCATTCTTGACTGGGAGTGA
- a CDS encoding glycine C-acetyltransferase yields the protein MSEKYINHLQNELAQLKKEGLYKSERVISSQQQASIKVENDEVINLCANNYLGLANDKGLIEEGQKALQEYGYGMASVRFICGTQTPHKQLENKISQFLNKEDTILYSSCFDANTGLFETLLGPEDAIISDALNHASIIDGVRLCKAMRFRYANNDMKALEEQLKAAKNARFRLIATDGVFSMDGILANLPAICELAEKHDAMVMVDDSHAVGFMGESGRGTPEHFGVEDKIDIITGTLGKALGGASGGYTSSNAVIVDWLRQRSRPYLFSNTLAPMIAHTSVKVLDRLSENASLREKLKRNSRYFRQAMTKLGFDLIPGEHPIIPVMLGDAALASRMANRLLELGVYVTGFSYPVVPKGLARIRTQMSAAHELHHLDKAISAFEVAGKEFNLI from the coding sequence GTGTCTGAGAAGTATATCAATCATTTGCAAAATGAATTAGCACAGTTAAAGAAAGAGGGCTTATATAAATCGGAACGAGTGATCTCAAGCCAGCAACAAGCTTCAATCAAGGTTGAAAATGATGAGGTCATCAACTTGTGTGCTAATAATTATCTGGGACTGGCCAATGATAAAGGACTGATAGAGGAAGGGCAAAAAGCACTGCAGGAGTATGGATATGGTATGGCTTCGGTTCGTTTTATTTGTGGTACACAAACACCGCACAAGCAGCTGGAGAACAAAATAAGCCAGTTTTTAAATAAAGAGGACACCATTCTTTATTCATCCTGTTTTGATGCCAATACAGGACTTTTTGAAACCCTGCTTGGTCCTGAAGATGCTATTATCAGTGATGCCTTAAATCATGCCAGTATTATCGATGGTGTACGCTTATGCAAAGCGATGCGTTTTCGTTATGCAAACAATGATATGAAAGCTTTGGAAGAACAGCTCAAGGCAGCAAAAAATGCGCGCTTTCGTTTGATTGCTACCGATGGTGTTTTCTCCATGGACGGAATTCTTGCTAATTTGCCGGCCATTTGCGAATTGGCAGAAAAACATGATGCTATGGTGATGGTCGATGATTCACATGCCGTAGGATTTATGGGCGAGTCGGGGAGAGGCACCCCAGAGCATTTTGGCGTGGAAGATAAAATTGATATTATAACTGGCACACTGGGTAAAGCGCTGGGGGGAGCCTCCGGCGGTTATACTTCCTCCAATGCTGTAATAGTCGACTGGCTGCGTCAGCGTTCCAGGCCTTATTTGTTTTCAAATACTCTTGCGCCGATGATTGCGCACACCTCAGTGAAGGTCCTTGATCGATTATCCGAAAATGCTTCTTTAAGAGAAAAGTTGAAAAGAAACAGCCGTTATTTCCGTCAAGCCATGACAAAGTTGGGTTTTGATCTGATTCCCGGTGAGCATCCAATTATTCCTGTCATGCTCGGGGATGCTGCACTGGCAAGCCGCATGGCTAACCGATTACTTGAGCTTGGAGTTTACGTGACAGGCTTTTCTTATCCAGTTGTTCCCAAGGGGCTTGCCCGCATCCGAACCCAGATGTCTGCAGCTCATGAGCTGCATCACCTGGATAAAGCCATTTCTGCCTTTGAAGTTGCCGGGAAAGAGTTTAACCTGATTTAG
- a CDS encoding protein-L-isoaspartate O-methyltransferase family protein, giving the protein MTNHNALTNMIKQQLRTGDILDESILNLYHQIPRHEFVPEEFVHFAYSDMQIPLAHDQQMLTPLEEGKILQNLALTGNEVVLEVGTGSGFFTALLSRLAKKVISIDYFADLTDGAAKKLTQYQCDNVQLITGDACRGWLEMAPYNVIVFTGALESLTETHRLQLLPGGRLFAIVGKEPIMQGQLHHLNHEGNWSEAVLFETEIPLLINKLKPKEFIF; this is encoded by the coding sequence ATGACGAATCATAATGCACTCACAAATATGATCAAACAGCAGTTAAGAACCGGTGACATTCTTGATGAAAGCATTCTTAACCTGTATCACCAAATTCCACGCCATGAATTTGTTCCGGAAGAATTTGTTCATTTTGCCTATTCCGATATGCAAATTCCATTGGCCCATGACCAACAAATGCTGACGCCTCTTGAGGAAGGAAAAATATTACAGAATCTGGCCTTGACAGGAAATGAGGTTGTTTTGGAGGTAGGCACCGGCAGTGGTTTTTTTACAGCGTTGCTTAGTCGTTTGGCTAAAAAAGTGATCAGTATTGATTATTTTGCCGATTTAACCGATGGCGCAGCAAAAAAGCTGACGCAATATCAATGTGACAATGTTCAGCTGATCACAGGGGATGCCTGTCGAGGCTGGCTGGAAATGGCTCCCTACAATGTTATCGTTTTCACAGGTGCGCTTGAGTCTTTGACCGAAACTCATCGACTTCAACTTTTACCAGGAGGAAGATTATTTGCCATCGTGGGGAAAGAGCCGATCATGCAAGGTCAGCTACATCATCTTAATCATGAGGGGAATTGGAGCGAAGCGGTTCTTTTTGAAACTGAAATCCCCCTTCTGATCAATAAATTAAAGCCAAAAGAGTTTATATTCTAG
- a CDS encoding TolC family outer membrane protein, which translates to MRKTLHYCLIFLMASAANATDLMDIYQQALENDPIFKEAYATYMSSKEAIPQARAALYPQVTVGSSVGRYLNNTRVGGVTFENTYNSNQWEVTASQAIFNYEAWAMTKQAHASVKAAQATFNNAAQDLMLRTARSYFDILLAQDTLRFAEAKKRANKRQLEQATQRFKVGVDAITSVYEAKAAYDQSIAEVISARNNEINQSENLRKLTNHVYQYLAPLRNSRIPLIRPEPDDANEWINTGLKQNYLLYAQKYSLEAARENIKSQAAAGWPSLAIQGNATQAHNDIDGSASFFAPSKSTNASIALALTFPVVQGGLVQSKARQAQYDFQTASEQLQQRYLDVVVNSRIAYNTIIDGISKVKADRQTVISQQNSLESTEAQFEVGTRTMVDVVNAQQRLFEAQRQLASDQYGLINAILNLKYLAGTLNVNDLEQINSWLASTRINTFPPCDKVNSKNGYAVNKTKVKPIKKSTGTK; encoded by the coding sequence ATGAGAAAAACACTGCATTATTGCCTTATTTTCCTTATGGCGTCTGCTGCCAATGCAACTGATCTTATGGATATTTATCAGCAGGCATTGGAAAATGACCCTATATTTAAAGAAGCTTATGCCACCTACATGTCAAGTAAGGAAGCTATCCCTCAGGCACGTGCCGCTTTATATCCGCAAGTGACTGTGGGCTCCAGTGTGGGAAGATATCTCAATAATACCAGAGTCGGCGGCGTTACTTTCGAAAATACCTACAACAGTAACCAATGGGAAGTCACCGCTTCTCAGGCTATTTTTAATTATGAAGCCTGGGCCATGACAAAGCAGGCTCATGCTTCGGTAAAAGCCGCACAGGCTACTTTTAATAATGCTGCTCAGGACCTCATGTTAAGAACGGCGAGATCCTATTTTGATATCCTGCTTGCTCAGGATACTTTGCGTTTTGCTGAAGCTAAAAAAAGAGCCAATAAAAGACAACTTGAGCAAGCAACGCAACGCTTTAAAGTCGGGGTGGATGCCATTACTTCTGTTTATGAAGCAAAGGCTGCTTACGATCAGTCCATTGCCGAAGTGATTTCTGCCCGAAACAATGAAATCAATCAAAGTGAAAACCTGCGTAAACTGACGAATCATGTTTATCAATATTTAGCTCCTCTGCGCAACAGTCGTATCCCTTTAATCCGACCAGAACCAGACGATGCCAATGAGTGGATAAACACGGGCCTTAAACAAAATTATTTACTCTATGCACAAAAATACAGTCTTGAAGCTGCAAGGGAAAACATCAAGTCACAAGCTGCAGCAGGCTGGCCAAGCCTTGCCATTCAAGGCAACGCTACACAGGCACACAATGACATCGATGGTAGCGCATCCTTTTTTGCTCCCAGCAAAAGTACCAATGCTTCTATAGCGCTGGCATTGACATTTCCAGTGGTTCAAGGCGGACTGGTGCAATCGAAAGCCAGGCAGGCTCAATATGATTTTCAAACCGCCAGTGAGCAGTTGCAGCAAAGATATCTTGACGTGGTTGTCAACAGCCGTATTGCATATAACACCATCATCGATGGAATCAGTAAGGTTAAGGCCGATCGGCAAACGGTCATTTCCCAGCAGAATTCACTTGAAAGCACAGAAGCCCAGTTTGAAGTGGGTACACGAACCATGGTGGATGTGGTCAATGCTCAGCAGCGCTTATTTGAAGCCCAACGCCAATTAGCCAGCGATCAGTACGGTCTTATCAATGCCATTTTAAACTTAAAATATCTTGCTGGAACTTTAAATGTGAATGATTTGGAACAAATCAATTCCTGGCTGGCATCAACAAGGATAAATACTTTTCCACCTTGCGATAAGGTTAATTCCAAAAACGGTTATGCAGTTAATAAGACAAAAGTTAAACCCATTAAAAAAAGCACGGGAACAAAATAA
- the ttcA gene encoding tRNA 2-thiocytidine(32) synthetase TtcA gives MSVNTSRIEKKLLHYTGKAIADYHMIQRGDRVMVCLSGGKDSFTLLTLLHQLRQRSGNKFEVFAFTLDQAQPGWDDSELRQWLAERNIEHEILTRDTYSIVKEKIPEGKTYCSLCSRLRRGIIYRYAEEKGFNKIALGHHRDDLIRSLMMSILYNGDIRSMPPKLLSDNKKHIVIRPMCYVQEKDIILFAKEQSFPIIPCNLCGSQENLARQRIARLIDQLAETNPKIPSNMLHALQSVKPSQLMDQGLWDFKSLESELEYSASINTSNEWVKIENLIDFEENYLFSKNSDG, from the coding sequence ATGTCTGTAAATACATCGCGAATTGAAAAAAAATTATTACATTACACGGGAAAGGCGATTGCTGATTATCATATGATTCAGCGCGGCGATCGGGTGATGGTTTGTTTATCAGGCGGAAAAGATTCCTTTACCCTGTTGACACTGCTTCATCAACTACGCCAGCGTTCCGGAAACAAGTTTGAGGTCTTCGCCTTCACCCTGGATCAGGCTCAACCGGGCTGGGATGATTCCGAACTCCGACAATGGCTGGCGGAAAGAAACATTGAACATGAGATCTTAACTAGGGATACTTACAGTATTGTCAAGGAAAAAATCCCGGAAGGAAAAACATATTGTTCCTTATGTTCACGATTAAGACGAGGGATCATTTACCGATATGCCGAAGAAAAAGGATTTAATAAAATTGCTCTGGGTCATCATCGCGATGATCTGATTCGCAGCTTGATGATGTCCATTCTTTATAATGGGGATATTCGCTCCATGCCCCCAAAACTATTGAGCGATAATAAAAAACATATCGTAATTCGCCCCATGTGTTATGTACAGGAAAAAGACATTATTCTTTTTGCAAAAGAACAGTCATTCCCCATTATTCCCTGCAACTTATGTGGCTCACAGGAAAATTTAGCCAGACAGCGCATTGCCCGATTGATTGATCAATTGGCCGAAACCAACCCTAAAATACCCAGCAATATGCTCCATGCGCTGCAAAGCGTTAAACCCAGCCAACTTATGGATCAGGGCTTATGGGATTTTAAATCGCTTGAAAGTGAGTTGGAATACTCAGCCAGCATAAACACAAGTAATGAATGGGTAAAAATAGAAAATCTTATCGACTTTGAAGAAAATTATTTATTTTCAAAAAATTCCGATGGTTGA